A single window of Vigna unguiculata cultivar IT97K-499-35 chromosome 1, ASM411807v1, whole genome shotgun sequence DNA harbors:
- the LOC114195963 gene encoding pentatricopeptide repeat-containing protein At2g41720: MATTATHCVQLAGATVSTHRITSISCKKKSDKIAFKETKEGFVDYDRGLHEVSTKISGLRKDNIATRYRLRVAGNRFQKDWTVSEVADLVLSLDLSDDIDGLLNRWIGRYARKNFPYLIKELTQRGSIEHCNRVFRWMKLQRNYRARNDMYNMMIRLHARHNRTDHARGLFFEMQEWRCKPDVETYNALINAHGRAGQWRWALNIMDDMLRAAIPPSRYTYNNLINACGSSGNWKEALSVCKKMTDNGVGPDLVTHNIILSAFKSGAQYLKALSYFELMKGTHIRPDTTTLNIVIHCLVKLQQYDKAIDIFNSMREKKSECTPDVVTFTSIIHLYSVCGQVENCKAAFNMMLAEGLKPNIVSYNALIGAYAACGMDNEALLVFNEIKRNGFRPDVVSYTSLLNAYGRSQKPQKAREIFDMMKRNKLKPNLVSYNSLIDAYGSSGFLTDAIEVLREMEQDGIQPNVVSICILLAACGRCSRKVKIDTVLTAAKMRGIKLNTVAYNSAIGSYMNVGEYDKAVDLYKSMRKKKIKTDSVTYTVLISGCCKMSKYGEAVSFMEEMMHLKLPLSKEVYSSVICAYSKQGQIEEAESTFNLMKSSGCYPDVVAYTSMLDAYNAAGSWEKAYALFDEMEASDIKLDTIACAALMRSFNKGGQPGRVLSLAQSMREKEIPFTDTIFFEMVSACSILQDWRTAVDMIKYIEPSLPVISSGCLNQFLHALGKSGKIETMLKLFFKMLASGVDVNLNTYSILLKNLLSSGNWRKYLEVLQWMEDAGIHPSNEMYHDISSFSQKCCGHENAAVIKERLESLKRKSEDQISANRPGETPVLS, from the exons ATGGCCACCACCGCAACTCACTGTGTCCAACTCGCCGGCGCCACCGTGTCGACTCACCGGATAACTTCCATTTCCTGCAAGAAGAAATCGGATAAGATTGCATTCAAGGAGACGAAAGAAGGCTTTGTGGATTACGACCGAGGCCTGCACGAGGTCTCCACAAAAATCTCAGGCCTCCGCAAGGACAACATCGCCACCCGCTACCGCCTCCGCGTCGCCGGAAACCGCTTCCAAAAGGACTGGACGGTGTCCGAGGTCGCCGACCTCGTCCTCTCGCTCGACCTCTCCGACGACATCGATGGCCTACTCAACCGTTGGATAGGCCGCTACGCACGCAAGAATTTCCCCTACCTCATTAAG GAGTTGACGCAGCGAGGGTCCATTGAACACTGTAATCGCGTGTTCAGGTGGATGAAGTTACAGAGGAATTACCGTGCGCGCAATGATATGTACAACATGATGATTAGGTTGCACGCTCGTCACAATCGAACGGACCATGCGCGTGGATTGTTTTTCGAGATGCAGGAATGGAG GTGTAAACCGGATGTTGAGACTTACAATGCTCTTATAAACGCACATGGTCGGGCTGGACAGTGGCGTTGGGCTTTGAATATCATGGATGACATGCTGCGTGCAGCT ATTCCACCGAGTAGGTATACTTATAACAACTTGATAAATGCTTGTGGATCTAGTGGGAATTGGAAAGAAGCACTCAGCGTTTGCAAGAAAATGACAGACAACGGTGTTGGGCCTGATCTTGTTACTCACAATATTATTCTGTCTGCATTTAAAAGTGGTGCTCAGTATTTGAAAGCTCTGTCATATTTTGAACTAATGAAGGGAACTCATATTCGTCCTGACACAACCACACTTAATATTGTTATCCATTGTCTAGTAAAGCTTCAACAATATGACAAAgccattgatatttttaattccaTGAGGGAGAAGAAATCAGAATGTACCCCTGATGTCGTTACATTCACAAGTATTATTCACTTGTATTCTGTGTGTGGGCAAGTTGAAAATTGTAAGGCTGCATTTAATATGATGCTTGCAGAAGGGCTGAAACCTAATATAGTCTCATATAATGCACTGATAGGTGCATATGCTGCTTGTGGGATGGACAATGAGGCACTTTTGGTATTCAATGAGATAAAAAGAAATGGTTTCCGCCCTGATGTTGTATCATATACGTCTCTCCTTAATGCTTATGGAAGGTCACAAAAACCCCAAAAAGCAAGGGAAATATTTGATATGATGAAGAGAAACAAGTTGAAGCCAAACCTTGTCAGCTACAATTCACTGATTGATGCTTATGGATCTAGTGGTTTTCTGACAGATGCAATTGAAGTCTTGAGAGAAATGGAACAAGATGGAATTCAACCAAATGTTGTTTCAATATGCATACTCTTGGCAGCCTGTGGAAGATGCAGTCGGAAGGTGAAGATTGACACAGTCCTAACAGCAGCTAAGATGAGAGGAATTAAGTTAAACACAGTTGCATATAATTCAGCTATAGGAAGCTATATGAATGTAGGGGAATATGACAAAGCTGTAGACTTGTACAAATCTatgaggaagaaaaaaattaaaactgatTCTGTTACTTACACTGTGTTAATTAGTGGTTGTTGTAAGATGTCAAAATATGGTGAAGCCGTATCTTTTATGGAAGAAATGATGCATCTAAAACTTCCTTTGTCCAAAGAGGTCTACTCTTCTGTCATATGTGCCTATAGCAAACAG GGCCAAATTGAAGAAGCAGAATCTACATTTAACTTGATGAAATCATCTGGTTGTTACCCTGATGTGGTTGCATACACCTCCATGCTTGATGCTTACAATGCAGctg GGAGTTGGGAGAAAGCCTATGCACTCTTTGACGAAATGGAAGCAAGTGACATCAAGCTAGATACCATTGCCTGTGCAGCCCTAATGAGATCTTTTAATAAAGGTGGTCAACCGGGAAGGGTTCTTAGTCTAGCACAAAGcatgagagaaaaagaaattcctTTCACTGATAccatattttttgaaatggtATCTGCCTGTAGCAT ATTACAAGATTGGAGGACAGCAGTTGACATGATCAAGTACATAGAGCCCTCACTTCCAGTAATTTCATCCGGATGTTTGAATCAGTTCCTACATGCTTTAGGAAAAAGTGGAAAGATTGAAACTATGTTGAAG TTATTCTTCAAAATGTTGGCATCAGGAGTTGATGTTAACTTAAACACTTACTCTATTTTATTGAAGAACCTTTTATCATCTGGAAATTGGAGGAAGTATTTAGAG GTATTGCAATGGATGGAGGACGCAGGCATTCATCCATCAAACGAAATGTACCATGATATATCTTCGTTTTCACAAAAATGCTGTGGGCACGAAAATGCTGCTGTTATAAAAGAAAGACTTG AATCCTTGAAAAGAAAATCTGAGGATCAAATTTCTGCCAACCGACCAGGTGAAACTCCGGTTCTTAGTTGA